The following are encoded together in the Pseudoxanthobacter soli DSM 19599 genome:
- a CDS encoding amino acid ABC transporter ATP-binding protein — protein MQQPLILAEKVSKRYGAVEVLKGIDLSVARGEVVCLIGPSGSGKSTFLRCINHLEKIDSGALYVDGELIGYRREGNKLYELKDAEVAAKRAEIGMVFQNFALFSHMTVLENIIEAPIHVKGERRQDAVERARTLLERVGLDSKVSAYPRELSGGQKQRVAIARALAMRPKLMLFDEPTSALDPELVGEVLDVMRALAADGMTMVVVTHEMGFAREVGNAVAFMDGGRIVEYGPPRAIFENPQQARTQAFLSKVL, from the coding sequence ATGCAGCAGCCCCTCATCCTTGCCGAGAAGGTTTCCAAGCGCTACGGCGCCGTGGAGGTGCTCAAGGGCATCGATCTCAGCGTCGCGCGCGGCGAGGTGGTGTGCCTGATCGGGCCGTCCGGTTCGGGCAAGTCGACCTTTCTCAGGTGCATCAATCACCTGGAGAAGATCGATTCCGGCGCGCTCTATGTCGACGGCGAGCTGATCGGCTATCGCCGCGAAGGCAACAAGCTCTACGAACTCAAGGACGCCGAAGTCGCCGCGAAGCGCGCGGAGATCGGCATGGTGTTCCAGAACTTCGCGCTGTTCAGCCACATGACGGTGCTGGAGAACATCATCGAGGCACCGATCCACGTGAAGGGCGAGCGCCGGCAGGACGCTGTCGAGCGCGCCCGGACCCTGCTGGAGCGGGTGGGGCTCGACAGCAAGGTTTCGGCCTATCCGCGTGAGCTCTCGGGTGGCCAGAAGCAGCGCGTGGCCATCGCCCGCGCGCTCGCGATGCGCCCGAAGCTGATGCTGTTCGACGAGCCGACCTCGGCACTCGACCCGGAGCTGGTCGGCGAGGTCCTCGACGTGATGCGCGCCCTTGCGGCCGACGGCATGACGATGGTCGTGGTCACGCACGAAATGGGCTTCGCGCGGGAAGTCGGCAACGCGGTTGCGTTCATGGACGGCGGGCGGATCGTGGAATATGGCCCGCCGCGGGCGATCTTCGAGAACCCCCAGCAGGCCCGCACCCAGGCATTCCTGTCGAAGGTGCTGTAA
- the glnT gene encoding type III glutamate--ammonia ligase gives MDMKAPETASAVNDLKARVAAEDVRYLMASYVDMHGVSKTKMVPAPHLEHMLAGSEMFTGAALDGVPQKVSDDEVAAHPDPDSFMILPWDPSTAWLASDLWLKDEPFEACSRGILKRQTAKAAELGFRFNLGMEAEFYVLKDNAGFDPVSPRQLSKPCYDASSVLDNMEWLKELVGAMNGLGWDVYSFDQEDGLGQFEIDFTYADAVKMSDRFVFLRMMANHIARKHGLFASFMPKPYANRTGSGAHFNMSLADLATGGNLFADEADPRGCGLSKLGYQFTAGVVRHLPAICAVVAPTVNSYKRLVKQGSMSGFTWAPIFACYGNNNRTNAVRIPLGGGRIELRSADSACNPYLGAAMVLAAGLEGIAEGLDPGEPNRNNMYEVSQEELDRRGIRQLPRTLGEALDAFEADPLSRKVMGDGMADAWLAYKRDEWLSYMAHVSDWETKRYLKFF, from the coding sequence ATGGACATGAAGGCACCGGAAACCGCGTCGGCGGTGAACGACCTGAAGGCGCGCGTGGCGGCCGAGGACGTTCGATACCTGATGGCGAGCTATGTCGACATGCACGGCGTGTCGAAGACCAAGATGGTGCCGGCGCCCCATCTGGAGCACATGCTGGCCGGCTCCGAGATGTTCACCGGTGCCGCGCTCGACGGCGTGCCTCAGAAGGTGAGCGACGACGAGGTCGCGGCGCATCCCGACCCGGATTCGTTCATGATCCTGCCGTGGGATCCCTCGACGGCCTGGCTCGCGAGCGACCTGTGGCTGAAGGACGAGCCGTTCGAGGCGTGCAGCCGCGGCATTCTCAAGCGCCAGACCGCGAAGGCCGCTGAACTGGGCTTCCGCTTCAATCTCGGCATGGAAGCCGAGTTCTACGTGCTGAAGGACAATGCCGGGTTCGACCCGGTGTCGCCGCGCCAGCTTTCAAAGCCGTGCTATGACGCCTCGAGCGTGCTCGACAACATGGAGTGGCTGAAGGAACTCGTCGGGGCCATGAACGGGCTCGGCTGGGACGTCTATTCCTTCGACCAGGAGGACGGGCTCGGCCAGTTCGAGATCGACTTCACCTATGCCGACGCGGTGAAGATGTCCGACCGCTTCGTGTTCCTGCGCATGATGGCGAACCACATCGCCCGCAAGCACGGCCTGTTCGCGAGCTTCATGCCGAAGCCCTACGCCAACCGCACCGGCTCGGGCGCGCACTTCAACATGTCGCTCGCCGATCTCGCCACCGGCGGCAACCTGTTCGCCGACGAGGCCGATCCGCGCGGCTGCGGGCTGTCCAAGCTCGGCTACCAGTTCACCGCGGGCGTGGTGCGCCATCTGCCGGCGATCTGCGCGGTCGTCGCGCCGACGGTCAACAGCTACAAGCGGCTCGTCAAGCAGGGCAGCATGTCGGGCTTCACCTGGGCGCCGATCTTCGCCTGCTACGGCAACAACAACCGTACCAATGCGGTGCGCATCCCGCTCGGCGGCGGCCGCATCGAGCTGCGCTCGGCCGACAGCGCCTGCAATCCCTATCTGGGCGCGGCGATGGTGCTCGCGGCCGGGCTCGAAGGCATCGCCGAAGGCCTCGATCCGGGCGAGCCGAACCGCAACAACATGTACGAGGTCTCGCAGGAGGAACTCGACCGCCGCGGCATCCGCCAGCTGCCGCGCACGCTCGGCGAGGCGCTCGACGCCTTCGAGGCCGATCCGCTGTCGCGCAAGGTGATGGGCGACGGCATGGCGGATGCATGGCTCGCCTACAAGCGCGACGAATGGCTGTCCTACATGGCGCATGTTTCCGACTGGGAGACGAAGCGCTATCTGAAGTTCTTCTGA
- a CDS encoding creatininase family protein, with translation MRCSTIPDGGPIRWEECSFERIAAIRDAGIDMAILPVGATEQHGPHLPCGVDSFSAEAVAEGVSAATGVPVLPTLRYGCSPGHSRKWPGTISLRPETLSKLVLEIADWVAAAGFTRLLILNGHVTNWAPLRCALENIRSDLPSTRVALRSIWEISAGIRAIYEYDGGTNWHANDAETSLMLHLKPDLVDIGQAIDEPNRAACCFFSYTVDKESRTGTVGRPSTADAAFGEELLSLCIETLADQVRGALAEHTPLEDWDDQSPDLQSAVRPAIRRRTLDGDL, from the coding sequence ATGCGCTGTTCCACGATTCCGGACGGCGGTCCCATCCGCTGGGAGGAGTGCAGCTTCGAGCGGATCGCGGCGATCCGCGACGCCGGCATCGACATGGCGATCCTGCCCGTCGGCGCCACCGAGCAGCATGGGCCGCACCTGCCGTGCGGGGTCGACAGCTTCTCGGCGGAAGCTGTGGCGGAGGGCGTTTCTGCCGCGACCGGCGTGCCGGTGCTGCCGACGCTGCGCTATGGCTGCTCGCCCGGCCATTCCCGCAAGTGGCCGGGCACCATCTCGCTCAGGCCCGAGACGCTGTCGAAGCTGGTGCTGGAGATCGCGGACTGGGTCGCCGCCGCCGGGTTCACGCGCCTTCTCATCCTCAATGGCCACGTCACCAACTGGGCGCCGCTGCGCTGCGCGCTGGAGAACATCCGTTCGGACCTGCCGTCGACGCGGGTCGCGCTCCGCTCGATCTGGGAGATCTCGGCCGGGATCCGGGCGATCTACGAATATGACGGCGGCACCAACTGGCACGCCAACGACGCCGAGACGTCGCTGATGCTGCACCTGAAGCCGGATCTCGTGGACATCGGCCAGGCCATTGATGAGCCCAACCGGGCGGCCTGCTGCTTCTTTTCCTACACCGTCGACAAGGAGAGCCGCACCGGCACCGTCGGGCGGCCGAGCACGGCGGATGCCGCGTTCGGCGAAGAGCTCCTGTCGCTCTGCATCGAAACCCTCGCGGACCAGGTCCGCGGCGCGCTTGCCGAACATACCCCCCTGGAAGATTGGGACGACCAGTCCCCCGACCTGCAATCAGCCGTCCGCCCGGCCATCCGCCGGCGGACGCTCGACGGAGATCTGTGA
- a CDS encoding aldo/keto reductase, whose amino-acid sequence MDYTTLGRSGLKVSRLCLGCMTYAPPERGSHPWTLDEEASRPFIRKAIELGINFFDTANSYSGGASEEVLGRALKDFARREDVVIATKVFFPVTPGPLAGGLSRKAIMTEVEASLKRLGTDYIDLYQMHRFDYHTPIEETLQTFDDLVRAGKVRYIGASSMFAWQFGKLIATADRYGWTRPISMQNHMNLLYREEEREMMGLCVAEGVGMNPWSPLARGRLTRSWQETTPRGDTDQYTRKLYAATETADRAVIDAVCAVASARGIPPAQAALAWLLGKPAVTSPIVGATKPHHLEDAVAALSIRLDATEIAALEAPYVPHPVVEYS is encoded by the coding sequence ATGGATTATACCACCCTCGGCCGCAGTGGCCTCAAGGTCTCCCGCCTCTGCCTCGGCTGCATGACCTACGCGCCGCCGGAACGGGGGTCGCATCCCTGGACGCTCGACGAAGAGGCGAGCCGGCCCTTCATCCGCAAGGCGATCGAACTCGGCATCAATTTCTTCGACACCGCCAATTCCTATTCCGGCGGCGCCAGCGAGGAAGTGCTCGGCCGCGCGCTCAAGGACTTCGCCCGGCGCGAGGATGTCGTGATCGCCACCAAGGTGTTCTTCCCCGTCACGCCCGGGCCGCTCGCGGGCGGGCTGTCGCGCAAGGCGATCATGACCGAGGTCGAGGCGAGCCTGAAGCGGCTCGGCACCGACTATATCGACCTCTACCAGATGCACCGGTTCGACTATCACACCCCGATCGAGGAGACGCTGCAGACCTTCGACGACCTCGTCCGGGCGGGCAAGGTGCGCTATATCGGCGCCTCCTCGATGTTCGCCTGGCAGTTCGGCAAGCTGATCGCCACGGCTGACCGCTACGGCTGGACGCGGCCGATTTCCATGCAGAACCACATGAACCTGCTCTACCGCGAGGAAGAGCGGGAGATGATGGGCCTCTGCGTCGCGGAAGGCGTCGGCATGAACCCGTGGAGCCCGCTGGCGCGCGGCCGCCTGACGCGATCGTGGCAGGAGACCACCCCGCGCGGCGATACCGACCAGTACACCCGCAAGCTCTATGCGGCGACGGAAACGGCCGATCGCGCGGTAATCGACGCGGTCTGCGCGGTTGCCTCGGCGCGCGGCATCCCGCCGGCGCAGGCCGCGCTCGCCTGGCTCCTTGGCAAGCCGGCGGTCACCTCGCCGATCGTCGGCGCGACAAAACCGCATCACCTCGAGGATGCCGTCGCGGCGCTGTCGATCCGACTCGACGCGACGGAGATAGCGGCGCTCGAAGCGCCCTACGTGCCGCATCCCGTCGTCGAATATTCCTGA
- a CDS encoding aromatic ring-hydroxylating oxygenase subunit alpha: MEPIALGHNTPPGDLDDLLAAVAAGSGRDLYNSETLPPEAYTSPAFFELEKEKIFRRDWLPIGHTGQIPNVGDYFTFDIMGELLVAVRGKDGEVRVMSRVCLHRWAPVAQGKGNTKLFSCPFHRWGYGLDGKLVVAPHMEKAEGFDPKRCTLPHIRSEVVEGTIYICFSDETPSLAPRLASFAERMKGFRLKDLIVAYSMEFTCEFNWKIAVETFMESYHHIGAHAKTLQDKHPGGLSYGEDSHEAWTASHQPLRPDLPTETNMQSGLPPFPDLPDEVRRDSGLYLIYPFNLIGTHADRIHWTTLIPVSANRTTWVRHVLVQPEALELPNLAEIAARMKAIGQRIADEDLEVNSMQQYGATSTYAQVGRLSHLESAVWQLSDYVRRRIAA; this comes from the coding sequence ATGGAACCCATCGCTCTCGGACACAACACCCCGCCCGGCGACCTCGACGATCTGCTTGCTGCCGTCGCCGCGGGCAGCGGCCGTGACCTGTACAATTCCGAAACCCTGCCGCCCGAGGCCTATACCTCTCCCGCGTTCTTCGAACTGGAGAAGGAGAAGATCTTCCGGCGCGACTGGCTTCCGATCGGTCACACCGGCCAGATCCCGAATGTCGGCGACTACTTCACCTTCGACATCATGGGCGAACTCCTGGTCGCCGTGCGCGGCAAGGACGGCGAAGTGCGGGTGATGTCCCGCGTCTGCCTGCATCGCTGGGCGCCGGTGGCCCAGGGCAAGGGCAACACCAAGCTGTTTTCCTGCCCGTTCCATCGCTGGGGCTACGGCCTCGACGGCAAGCTGGTGGTCGCCCCGCACATGGAGAAGGCAGAGGGCTTCGATCCGAAGCGCTGCACCCTCCCGCACATCCGCAGCGAGGTGGTGGAGGGCACGATCTATATCTGCTTCTCCGACGAGACGCCGTCGCTGGCACCGCGTCTGGCCTCCTTCGCCGAGCGCATGAAGGGTTTCCGGCTGAAGGACCTGATCGTCGCGTATTCCATGGAATTCACCTGCGAATTCAACTGGAAGATCGCGGTCGAGACCTTCATGGAGAGCTATCACCACATCGGCGCCCACGCGAAGACGCTGCAGGACAAGCACCCCGGCGGCCTTTCCTATGGCGAGGATAGCCACGAGGCCTGGACCGCGAGCCATCAGCCGCTGCGCCCGGACCTGCCGACCGAGACCAACATGCAGTCCGGCCTGCCGCCGTTCCCCGATCTTCCCGACGAGGTGCGGCGCGATAGCGGCCTCTACCTGATCTATCCCTTCAACCTGATCGGCACCCATGCCGACCGCATCCACTGGACGACGCTGATCCCGGTGTCGGCGAACCGCACCACCTGGGTCCGCCATGTCCTCGTCCAGCCCGAGGCGCTGGAACTGCCGAACCTGGCGGAGATCGCCGCGCGGATGAAGGCGATCGGCCAGCGCATCGCCGACGAGGATCTGGAGGTGAACTCCATGCAGCAATACGGCGCCACCTCGACCTACGCGCAGGTCGGCCGCCTCAGCCATCTCGAAAGCGCCGTCTGGCAGCTGTCGGACTATGTCCGGCGCCGCATCGCGGCCTGA
- a CDS encoding LLM class flavin-dependent oxidoreductase, giving the protein MKFGLFNLMTYRDNPGGLPGLLSDMRSLVGLAEDIGFETAWFAEHHFTNYSISVSPLMFAAHMAGTTRRIKLGAAVVVLPLYHPMRVAQEIALVDQMSDGRFVLGVGTGYQAYEFERFGMNVAEKNEIFFEYWSVLEQILTEGRAQFSGRYVTVPESVVLLRTRKAAMPDLYVTSMDPRILSRLARHNATPFLTAGFRGTAALLDMVAGARARWSEAGLGADMPVAVQQYIHVTDSPQEALEAAERARYVGRLVAAFRSPHVVLDGAFAEALPIPGEPSLETIRDNLLIGDPHQVAERLVDEIRRIGPVHYNAFFQFGDMPIARARRSLERFGAEVLPLVERALGPLDLIGKPMDGLPAAARAAAV; this is encoded by the coding sequence ATGAAATTCGGCCTGTTCAACCTGATGACCTACCGGGACAATCCCGGCGGCCTGCCCGGCCTTCTGTCCGACATGCGCTCGCTCGTCGGCCTCGCGGAGGACATCGGTTTCGAGACCGCGTGGTTCGCGGAGCACCATTTCACCAACTATTCGATCAGCGTCTCGCCGCTGATGTTCGCCGCCCACATGGCCGGCACCACCCGCCGCATCAAGCTCGGCGCGGCCGTCGTGGTGCTGCCGCTCTACCACCCGATGCGCGTCGCCCAGGAGATCGCGCTCGTCGACCAGATGAGCGACGGCCGCTTCGTGCTCGGCGTCGGCACGGGCTACCAGGCCTACGAGTTCGAACGCTTCGGCATGAACGTCGCGGAGAAGAACGAGATCTTCTTCGAATACTGGAGCGTGCTGGAGCAGATCCTCACGGAGGGCCGCGCCCAGTTCTCCGGCCGTTATGTCACGGTGCCGGAATCGGTCGTCCTGCTGCGCACCCGCAAGGCCGCGATGCCCGACCTCTACGTCACGTCGATGGACCCGCGCATCCTCTCCCGTCTCGCCCGCCACAACGCGACGCCGTTCCTGACCGCCGGCTTCCGCGGTACGGCCGCCCTGCTCGACATGGTCGCCGGTGCGCGGGCACGCTGGAGCGAGGCCGGGCTCGGCGCCGACATGCCGGTCGCCGTGCAGCAATATATCCACGTCACCGACAGCCCGCAGGAAGCCCTGGAGGCGGCCGAGCGCGCCCGCTATGTCGGCCGCCTCGTCGCCGCCTTCCGCAGCCCGCACGTCGTGCTCGACGGCGCCTTCGCCGAGGCGCTGCCCATTCCCGGCGAACCGTCGCTGGAGACGATCCGCGATAACCTCCTGATCGGCGATCCGCACCAGGTCGCCGAGCGGCTGGTCGACGAGATCCGCCGCATCGGCCCTGTGCACTACAACGCCTTCTTCCAGTTCGGCGACATGCCGATCGCACGCGCGCGCCGCTCCCTCGAGCGCTTCGGTGCCGAGGTGCTGCCGCTGGTCGAACGCGCCCTCGGACCGCTCGATCTCATTGGAAAGCCGATGGACGGGCTGCCCGCTGCTGCCCGCGCGGCGGCCGTCTGA
- a CDS encoding amino acid ABC transporter permease yields the protein MSAIATDADLPAARTRNAMPQHSELVVVPVRSPWRWVTPVLIVLAVAACVHLVAFNPRFQWDVFAHYLFTAQILQGLFLTLWLTAVTMAVGFVLGTALAIMRLSQSATLSRASRLYVWFFRGTPVLVQLIFWYNLAALFPTYVIGIPFGPVFFEGSVNDLITPVTAAILGLGLNEGAYMAEIVRAGIQSVHAEQHDAARALGMRSRLSMRRIILPQAMQFIVPPTGNETIGMLKTTSLVSVIALYDLLYSAQSIYSRTYETIPLLLVACFWYLIATSVLSLIQMRIERHFQRSNRDTAPSAGFLFWKTLR from the coding sequence ATGTCAGCAATCGCAACCGATGCCGATCTGCCAGCCGCGCGGACCAGAAACGCCATGCCGCAGCACAGCGAACTCGTCGTCGTGCCGGTGCGCAGCCCGTGGCGGTGGGTGACGCCGGTCCTCATCGTGCTCGCCGTGGCGGCGTGCGTGCATCTGGTGGCGTTCAATCCGCGCTTCCAGTGGGATGTGTTCGCACACTATCTTTTCACCGCCCAGATCCTGCAGGGCCTGTTCCTGACGCTCTGGCTGACGGCGGTGACGATGGCGGTGGGCTTCGTGCTCGGCACGGCGCTCGCGATCATGCGCCTTTCACAATCCGCGACGCTGTCGCGCGCCAGCCGGCTCTATGTCTGGTTCTTCCGCGGCACGCCGGTCCTGGTGCAGCTGATCTTCTGGTACAACCTAGCCGCGCTGTTCCCGACCTATGTCATCGGTATTCCGTTCGGCCCGGTGTTTTTCGAGGGCTCGGTCAATGACCTGATCACGCCGGTCACCGCCGCGATCCTCGGCCTCGGCCTCAACGAGGGCGCCTACATGGCGGAGATCGTGCGCGCGGGCATCCAGTCCGTCCACGCCGAGCAGCACGATGCGGCCCGCGCGCTCGGGATGCGCTCGCGGCTTTCCATGCGCCGCATCATCCTTCCGCAGGCGATGCAGTTCATCGTGCCGCCGACCGGCAACGAAACCATCGGCATGCTGAAGACGACCTCGCTCGTCAGCGTCATCGCGCTCTACGATCTCCTCTATTCGGCGCAGTCGATCTACTCGCGCACCTACGAGACCATTCCGCTGCTGCTGGTGGCCTGCTTCTGGTACCTCATCGCCACCAGCGTGCTGTCGCTGATCCAGATGCGCATCGAGCGGCACTTCCAGCGCAGCAACCGGGACACGGCCCCGAGCGCCGGCTTCCTGTTCTGGAAGACGCTGAGATGA
- a CDS encoding ABC transporter substrate-binding protein, producing MLFLLAGLAPLAAGSARAETDIPTLKMDPALHEMLPEAIKKSGELTVATDAHYPPCEYFAEDGKTIIGFEPDVWNAMAQKLGIKVKPSSIDFSGIIPGVQSGRYNASFACLSDRLEREKTVTFIDFWYGAAAIYAPEANKTITEDPLTLCGLKTAVQVGIDFGDMVRDIFSKHCVANGKPPIEVSEFPSASQVLLALYAGRIDFALSDAAAVDDIQKKATQPIKVIESPLLPKIYLGAIVEKSNTQLADALFAALKAVYAEGVYDKIVDKWNLHLLKLDEPGINLASTRPIETPKP from the coding sequence ATGCTCTTCCTGCTGGCCGGCCTCGCGCCGCTGGCGGCCGGCTCCGCCCGTGCGGAGACCGATATCCCCACGCTTAAAATGGACCCGGCGCTCCATGAGATGCTGCCGGAGGCGATCAAGAAGAGCGGCGAGCTGACGGTCGCCACGGACGCGCATTATCCGCCCTGCGAATATTTCGCCGAGGACGGCAAGACCATCATCGGCTTCGAGCCGGATGTCTGGAACGCGATGGCCCAGAAGCTCGGCATCAAGGTGAAGCCGTCGTCGATCGACTTCTCCGGCATCATCCCGGGCGTGCAGAGCGGCCGCTACAACGCGTCCTTCGCCTGTCTCTCCGATCGGCTGGAGCGTGAGAAGACCGTCACCTTCATCGATTTCTGGTATGGCGCGGCCGCGATCTACGCGCCGGAGGCCAACAAGACCATCACCGAGGATCCGCTGACCCTGTGCGGGCTGAAGACCGCGGTGCAGGTCGGCATCGATTTCGGCGACATGGTGCGCGACATCTTCTCCAAGCACTGCGTCGCCAACGGCAAGCCGCCGATCGAGGTGTCCGAGTTCCCGTCGGCGTCGCAGGTCCTGCTCGCGCTCTATGCCGGGCGCATCGACTTCGCCCTCAGCGATGCGGCGGCCGTGGACGACATCCAGAAGAAGGCGACGCAGCCGATCAAGGTGATCGAGAGCCCGCTGCTGCCGAAGATCTATCTCGGCGCCATCGTCGAGAAGTCGAACACCCAGCTCGCCGATGCGCTGTTCGCCGCGCTGAAGGCCGTCTACGCGGAAGGCGTGTACGACAAGATCGTCGACAAGTGGAATTTGCATCTGCTGAAGCTCGACGAGCCCGGCATCAATCTTGCGTCCACTCGTCCGATCGAGACCCCCAAGCCCTGA